One genomic region from Thermodesulfobacteriota bacterium encodes:
- a CDS encoding substrate-binding domain-containing protein: MSFFIRTVVLAAFSTLLLSAPAIAGEAITLMGDPCSLPLAKKLSEAFSERNGAGFEITGGKCNMGVHRAAAGEVQIGVSTHANALSVLPEGTVNNIVAKSPIVLIVNKTNPVNDLTYEQVKGIFSGRIRNWKEVGGKDMEIRNAYLAPCVRKTMGQQAAPYGEDIVELKKRGNPVENANAVVAENEGALGQQIYGYHDDRVKVLTIDGLLPTEETLPARYRFYQDYNVVTKGEPTGAVAEFIKFARGPEGKEVIRAIKHIPTDNE, encoded by the coding sequence ATGAGCTTTTTTATAAGGACCGTCGTACTTGCCGCTTTTTCGACCTTGCTCCTTTCGGCCCCGGCGATTGCCGGCGAGGCCATCACCCTCATGGGGGACCCGTGCTCGCTCCCGCTGGCGAAGAAGCTGTCGGAGGCTTTTTCCGAAAGGAACGGCGCCGGGTTCGAGATAACCGGGGGTAAGTGCAACATGGGCGTGCACCGGGCCGCGGCCGGAGAGGTGCAGATAGGGGTCAGCACCCACGCCAACGCCCTGAGCGTCCTCCCCGAGGGGACGGTCAACAACATCGTAGCGAAGTCCCCGATAGTGCTTATCGTAAACAAGACCAACCCGGTGAACGACCTGACCTACGAGCAGGTAAAGGGTATATTCAGCGGCAGGATAAGGAACTGGAAAGAGGTCGGGGGGAAGGACATGGAGATACGGAACGCTTATCTCGCCCCGTGCGTCAGGAAGACCATGGGCCAACAGGCCGCCCCATACGGTGAGGACATAGTGGAGCTTAAGAAGCGGGGGAACCCGGTCGAGAACGCCAACGCGGTTGTCGCGGAGAACGAAGGGGCCCTGGGTCAGCAGATATACGGCTACCACGACGACCGTGTAAAGGTCCTTACCATAGACGGCCTTCTCCCGACCGAGGAGACCCTCCCGGCCAGATACCGCTTCTACCAGGACTATAACGTCGTAACCAAAGGGGAGCCCACGGGGGCGGTGGCGGAGTTCATAAAGTTCGCCAGGGGGCCGGAGGGCAAGGAGGTCATCCGCGCCATAAAGCACATACCGACCGATAACGAGTAA
- a CDS encoding acetoin utilization protein AcuC, with translation MNTAFIYSDRFADFSYGADHPMRPMRLGLTRELIEEKGLLDLPGAELVEARKATEEEVLLAHTPEYIAALKKADSGEVPPDGGRYGLGFGDNPSFPGVYEWSCYSAGASVQAAEFVAGGKVRTAFNIAGGLHHAMAERAAGFCYINDPVVAIKYLAGLGKRVAYVDIDAHHGDGAEAAFYDTDRVLTVSLHESGEFLFPGTGSSKDIGTGKGKGYSVNLPFPPGTGDDLFVRGFNAVVPSFMEAFAPDVLVTQLGVDTFASDPITHLQLTTNGFEEMVRGFRALGLPWVALGGGGYEMDNVKRAWTLAWAVMNHAEGMEGLASIRDKPAPDTSGEDDRKAVQTGIDYLLKEVLPLIGS, from the coding sequence ATGAATACCGCTTTCATATACTCCGACCGCTTCGCCGACTTCTCCTACGGCGCGGACCACCCGATGAGGCCCATGAGGCTCGGGCTCACCCGCGAGCTTATCGAGGAGAAGGGTCTGCTCGACCTGCCCGGTGCCGAACTTGTAGAGGCGAGGAAGGCGACAGAGGAGGAGGTATTGCTTGCGCATACCCCGGAATACATCGCGGCGCTGAAAAAAGCCGATTCCGGGGAGGTGCCGCCGGATGGGGGCAGGTACGGCCTCGGCTTCGGCGACAACCCGTCTTTCCCGGGCGTATACGAGTGGTCGTGCTATTCGGCCGGCGCCTCGGTTCAGGCCGCCGAGTTTGTGGCCGGGGGAAAGGTCCGGACCGCTTTTAACATAGCGGGCGGCCTTCATCACGCAATGGCGGAGAGGGCCGCGGGCTTTTGCTACATAAACGACCCCGTGGTCGCCATAAAGTATCTCGCGGGTCTGGGCAAGCGCGTGGCCTACGTGGACATAGACGCCCACCACGGCGACGGCGCCGAGGCGGCGTTCTACGATACCGACCGTGTCCTTACCGTCTCGCTCCACGAGAGCGGGGAGTTCTTATTTCCGGGAACGGGTTCTTCAAAGGATATAGGGACGGGCAAGGGAAAGGGCTACTCCGTAAACCTCCCCTTCCCTCCCGGCACCGGAGACGACCTGTTTGTGCGGGGTTTTAACGCGGTAGTGCCGTCGTTCATGGAGGCCTTCGCTCCGGACGTGCTCGTAACGCAGCTCGGGGTGGATACCTTCGCGAGCGACCCCATAACGCACCTTCAACTCACGACAAACGGCTTCGAGGAAATGGTGAGGGGCTTCAGGGCGCTCGGCCTCCCGTGGGTGGCGCTCGGCGGGGGCGGCTACGAAATGGATAATGTAAAGAGGGCGTGGACGCTCGCGTGGGCCGTTATGAACCACGCGGAGGGGATGGAGGGGCTGGCCTCCATAAGGGATAAGCCCGCCCCGGATACGTCCGGGGAGGACGACAGGAAGGCCGTGCAAACCGGGATAGATTACCTGTTAAAAGAGGTCCTGCCTCTTATAGGCTCGTAA